A stretch of the Nematostella vectensis chromosome 1, jaNemVect1.1, whole genome shotgun sequence genome encodes the following:
- the LOC5515198 gene encoding transcription cofactor HES-6 → MMKNPATFTPHMDDLKRRKQKATKSYAERQRRTRINKSLEELKLTVLGPSYQNVKLEHAAILEFSVEYLKILQTQLADAGKQEYSFNLPVFDQCEEQSSENDENTPNKESRKRKLESFNFSSPVEEMENMQKQLPASKRLCYTPLKSEPHLTPISGLCEIPLSSPTPSSRQPVSSRKTELSPRISHSMERKPFKDRTKAMENEVNQIWRPW, encoded by the exons ATGATGAAAAACCCTGCGACTTTCACCCCGCACATGGATGACTTGAAAAGGAGAAAGCAAAAG gcaACAAAGTCGTATGCAGAGAGGCAACGCAGAACTCGAATCAACAAGTCTTTAGAAGAGTTAAAGCTAACAGTTCTTGGGCCCTCGTACCAAAAC GTGAAGTTAGAACACGCGGCAATTTTGGAGTTTTCCGTGGAATATCTCAAGATTTTGCAGACACAACTCGCAGATGCCGGGAAACAAG aatattCGTTCAATCTTCCCGTCTTTGATCAATGCGAAGAACAGTCATCAGAGAATGATGAAAATACACCTAATAAAGAGTCAAGGAAGAGAAAGTTAGAAAGTTTCAACTTCTCTAGCCCCGTAGAAGAGATGGAAAACATGCAGAAACAACTACCAGCGTCCAAGCGACTGTGCTACACTCCCCTGAAGTCAGAACCCCACTTAACGCCGATCAGCGGCTTGTGCGAAATACCGCTATCAAGTCCTACACCATCGAGTAGACAACCAGTGTCTTCCAGAAAAACGGAGCTATCGCCGAGAATATCGCATTCGATGGAAAGGAAACCCTTCAAAGATAGAACCAAAGCGATGGAAAATGAAGTCAACCAGATTTGGCGGCCTTGGTGA
- the LOC5515199 gene encoding transcription factor HES-1 has translation MAVSTEEATHYSSKILSEKRKAKKPLMEKMRRARINDSLNELKSLVLQSLNKDASRYSKMEKADILEMSVQYLKEIRKQENSYNEAHSIAEYRAGFNYCAQEVTKNLTTLESPATDKLRSNLLNHLANCFQGNTTPGAATTPSGVPVWIYPSPPPSPLHVSPPISPLSSHVSSPPQTSLLQERTTQDMLTAVKTSTPQLWRPW, from the exons ATGGCCGTCTCCACCGAAGAAGCCACGCATTATTCAAGCAAAATTCTCTCGGAAAAGCGCAAG GCGAAAAAACCGTTGATGGAAAAAATGCGGAGGGCGAGGATAAACGACAGTCTAAACGAGCTAAAAAGCCTTGTTTTACAGTCTTTAAATAAAGAT GCATCGCGTTACTCTAAAATGGAAAAAGCAGATATTTTGGAAATGTCTGTGCAGTATTTGAAGGAAATCAGGAAGCAAGAGAACTCGTATAATG AAGCACACTCGATAGCGGAGTACCGCGCAGGGTTCAACTACTGCGCACAGGAAGTCACAAAGAACCTCACGACTTTGGAGTCTCCGGCAACCGACAAGCTCCGATCAAACCTATTGAATCACCTCGCTAACTGCTTCCAAGGGAACACGACGCCCGGTGCCGCCACCACACCTtcaggggtacctgtgtggatatacccctccccaccaccatcaccactccACGTCTCGCCACCGATATCCCCACTGAGCTCGCATGTCTCGTCTCCGCCACAAACCTCGTTGTTACAGGAGAGAACAACACAGGACATGCTAACGGCCGTGAAAACCTCCACCCCTCAATTATGGAGGCCCTGGtga
- the LOC5515191 gene encoding uncharacterized protein LOC5515191 isoform X2, translating into MKPITERLRRERINSSLKELKFLVLSALGQDVSRYSRMEKADILEMTVSYIRKMQRKSNGQDVTDFFLPLRCRSLVQSSRPEPHEGTTTSHHATDAHVPTRHSTLKSPNNDDVTTQCSPARTGPSSPSAICSLETKQNFSPQRSTAEASQPMVSIGTHCPPSNSIVRIPDLSGSPLATISENSTTEWNAKSLSPLKKRLPGMECFIRGRMTLSEDKENFDQSQRPSDVALPPRYRLFSPVWRPWH; encoded by the exons ATGAAGCCGATCACCGAGCGACTGCGAAGAGAAAGAATTAACAGCAGTCTAAAGGAGCTGAAGTTTTTAGTTCTTAGCGCTCTGGGCCAAGAC GTTTCACGATACTCTCGCATGGAAAAGGCCGACATCCTTGAGATGACCGTCAGTTACATTCGCAAAATGCAGAGGAAAAGCAATGGCCAAGATGTCACAG actTCTTTCTCCCTCTTCGCTGCCGGAGCCTGGTACAAAGCTCAAGACCAGAGCCGCACGAAGGCACCACGACTTCGCATCACGCAACCGATGCACACGTACCGACTCGCCACAGTACCCTAAAGTCCCCTAAcaacgatgacgtcacaactcaGTGCAGTCCCGCACGCACGGGACCCTCCTCACCATCGGCCATCTGTTCGTTGGAAACCAAGCAAAACTTTTCTCCCCAGAGATCCACAGCAGAGGCTTCTCAACCCATGGTTAGTATAGGGACCCATTGTCCTCCATCTAATAGTATAGTCCGCATCCCTGACTTGTCAGGCTCGCCTTTGGCAACGATCAGCGAAAATTCCACGACAGAGTGGAATGCGAAAAGTTTGTCGCCCCTGAAGAAGAGGCTGCCGGGAATGGAGTGTTTTATACGCGGTAGAATGACCTTGAGTGAAGACAAGGAGAACTTTGATCAGAGCCAACGACCCTCGGATGTGGCACTACCGCCGCGATATCGACTTTTCTCTCCTGTGTGGAGACCTTGGCATTAA
- the LOC5515189 gene encoding transcription factor HES-2 has protein sequence MAHVSDESQPETHDFVGKMTNERRKTKKPLMEKLRRDRINNSLNEMKLLVLESLNKDVSRYSKMEKADILEMTVKFLKEVNRQDSATNGAQSWSDYKAGYNRRGVEVMPNISTTNTPTGDLTGKFYTHLTSCHGNGHVQTHPTAAFILNNVAPSLSGTPVGIATGKIPTVVWFPLPSPPQSPSNTKALFCPSMPVQLTPEKSGHDCLKRTESPAVASKLSLPGSVTPAMWRPW, from the exons ATGGCGCACGTAAGCGACGAAAGCCAACCGGAAACGCACGATTTTGTCGGAAAAATGACAAACGAGAGAAGAAAG ACTAAAAAGCCTCTGATGGAAAAACTACGACGAGACAGAATCAACAACAGCTTGAATGAAATGAAGCTACTTGTTCTGGAATCGCTAAACAAGGAT GTGTCTAGATATTCTAAAATGGAAAAAGCAGACATACTTGAGATGACAGTGAAATTTCTAAAGGAAGTCAACCGCCAAGATAGCGCAACGAATG GTGCGCAGTCCTGGTCCGATTACAAAGCAGGCTACAATCGACGCGGCGTGGAAGTTATGCCAAACATATCAACCACCAATACCCCAACAGGGGACCTCACGGGAAAGTTTTACACTCATCTCACAAGTTGTCATGGCAACGGACATGTTCAAACGCATCCTACAGCAGCATTCATACTGAACAATGTAGCCCCATCACTCTCTGGGACCCCTGTTGGAATAGCTACGGGGAAGATTCCAACAGTCGTTTGGTTTCCACTTCCATCGCCACCACAATCTCCTTCGAACACCAAAGCACTTTTCTGCCCTTCAATGCCCGTCCAACTGACACCAGAGAAATCAGGACACGATTGCCTAAAAAGGACAGAGTCGCCGGCTGTTGCGAGCAAATTATCGCTCCCTGGCTCGGTCACCCCCGCTATGTGGAGGCCGTGGTGA
- the LOC5515191 gene encoding uncharacterized protein LOC5515191 isoform X1, whose protein sequence is MAQEKHRHLDECCVGSFPKVKRRRIMKPITERLRRERINSSLKELKFLVLSALGQDVSRYSRMEKADILEMTVSYIRKMQRKSNGQDVTDFFLPLRCRSLVQSSRPEPHEGTTTSHHATDAHVPTRHSTLKSPNNDDVTTQCSPARTGPSSPSAICSLETKQNFSPQRSTAEASQPMVSIGTHCPPSNSIVRIPDLSGSPLATISENSTTEWNAKSLSPLKKRLPGMECFIRGRMTLSEDKENFDQSQRPSDVALPPRYRLFSPVWRPWH, encoded by the exons ATGGCGCAGGAAAAACACAGACATTTGGATGAGTGCTGTGTGGGTAGCTTTCCCAAAGTCAAGAGACGAAGG ATTATGAAGCCGATCACCGAGCGACTGCGAAGAGAAAGAATTAACAGCAGTCTAAAGGAGCTGAAGTTTTTAGTTCTTAGCGCTCTGGGCCAAGAC GTTTCACGATACTCTCGCATGGAAAAGGCCGACATCCTTGAGATGACCGTCAGTTACATTCGCAAAATGCAGAGGAAAAGCAATGGCCAAGATGTCACAG actTCTTTCTCCCTCTTCGCTGCCGGAGCCTGGTACAAAGCTCAAGACCAGAGCCGCACGAAGGCACCACGACTTCGCATCACGCAACCGATGCACACGTACCGACTCGCCACAGTACCCTAAAGTCCCCTAAcaacgatgacgtcacaactcaGTGCAGTCCCGCACGCACGGGACCCTCCTCACCATCGGCCATCTGTTCGTTGGAAACCAAGCAAAACTTTTCTCCCCAGAGATCCACAGCAGAGGCTTCTCAACCCATGGTTAGTATAGGGACCCATTGTCCTCCATCTAATAGTATAGTCCGCATCCCTGACTTGTCAGGCTCGCCTTTGGCAACGATCAGCGAAAATTCCACGACAGAGTGGAATGCGAAAAGTTTGTCGCCCCTGAAGAAGAGGCTGCCGGGAATGGAGTGTTTTATACGCGGTAGAATGACCTTGAGTGAAGACAAGGAGAACTTTGATCAGAGCCAACGACCCTCGGATGTGGCACTACCGCCGCGATATCGACTTTTCTCTCCTGTGTGGAGACCTTGGCATTAA
- the LOC5515194 gene encoding transcription factor HES-1-A, which translates to MAVDCIDSSDYVSKILSDRRKAKKPMMEKLRRARINDSLNELKVLVLELLNKDASRYSKMEKADILEMTVGYLRAAQRIEKRTQGSTPPSDFRAGFNACAVEVSNRLSPADANTDNLRETLLSHLVTGCHGNTTPQSQTLVAPSFSSGTMWVPYPSPPPSPINQSSSFVNAALREVSRPLSPVSPCSRSPAQTTIVSTTRKTTERRTALWRPW; encoded by the exons ATGGCCGTTGACTGCATCGATAGCTCGGATTACGTGAGCAAAATATTATCGGACAGGAGAAAG GCAAAGAAACCAATGATGGAAAAACTGCGAAGAGCAAGAATTAATGACAGCTTGAACGAACTTAAAGTCCTTGTGCTGGAACTTCTAAATAAAGAT GCTTCAAGATATTCGAAAATGGAGAAAGCTGATATCCTAGAGATGACAGTCGGCTACCTTCGAGCCGCCCAGAGGATAGAGAAGCGAACTCAAG gtTCTACACCACCCTCTGATTTCCGTGCTGGATTCAACGCATGCGCAGTAGAAGTATCGAATCGTCTCTCTCCTGCGGATGCGAATACTGATAACCTACGAGAAACACTGCTCTCCCACCTTGTCACAGGTTGCCATGGGAACACCACTCCTCAGTCGCAGACCCTGGTAGCTCCGAGCTTTTCCTCCGGCACCATGTGGGTTCCATACCCCTCTCCGCCACCCTCACCCATCAACCAATCATCGAGCTTCGTCAACGCCGCCTTGCGCGAGGTTTCACGACCGCTGTCCCCTGTGAGCCCGTGCAGCAGATCGCCGGCGCAGACGACTATCGTCAGCACAACGCGAAAAACAACAGAAAGGAGAACCGCACTGTGGCGCCCATGGTGA
- the LOC5515184 gene encoding transcription factor HES-1, with the protein MELDVLKKQNDSNKTSLKMDNKKSKKPQMEKLRRARINDSLNELKSLVLEAMKKDASRYSKMEKADILEMTVKYLRSAPEKQSKISDPTSLAKYRAGYNECAAEVTRFLLSSENVSDQLRTQLLSHLASRCYTQQIPNLAWAPRAPTNTMAHSVLHPTPGKVSGFSTAFGPPSNVVSFSANLPSPPSSPLNQQDSGLLRLTGASQVLLSNGIPAVIVPNDSLHLLPLTWQNSLAPYDSSVWRPW; encoded by the exons ATGGAATTGGATGTGCTGAAAAAACAGAACGACAGTAATAAAACAAGTCTTAAAATGGATAacaaaaag TCTAAAAAGCCGCAAATGGAGAAACTTAGAAGAGCAAGGATAAACGACAGTCTAAACGAGTTAAAATCACTCGTCCTCGAGGCAATGAAGAAAGAC GCCTCAAGATACTCGAAAATGGAGAAAGCTGATATTTTGGAAATGACAGTAAAATATCTTCGTTCGGCCCCGGAAAAACAGTCGAAGATTTCAG ATCCGACGTCGCTGGCGAAGTACCGCGCCGGGTATAACGAATGTGCGGCGGAAGTGACCCGATTCCTCTTGTCCTCGGAAAACGTCTCGGACCAGCTAAGAACTCAATTGCTCTCTCATCTCGCGTCTCGGTGTTACACGCAGCAAATACCAAACCTCGCGTGGGCTCCACGAGCGCCTACCAACACCATGGCGCATTCAGTCTTGCACCCGACTCCAGGCAAGGTTAGCGGCTTTTCCACCGCATTTGGCCCGCCTTCAAATGTCGTTAGTTTTTCCGCCAACCTTCCATCGCCGCCGTCTTCGCCGCTTAACCAACAGGATTCAGGACTTCTTAGATTAACGGGAGCTTCACAGGTGTTGCTCAGTAATGGGATTCCTGCCGTTATTGTACCGAACGATTCGTTACATTTGCTGCCTTTGACTTGGCAGAACTCTCTGGCGCCTTACGACTCTTCTGTGTGGAGACCGTGGTAA